One Actinospica robiniae DSM 44927 genomic region harbors:
- a CDS encoding LmeA family phospholipid-binding protein — protein sequence MTEPTVPMGYPGGERPGPNERTAVLPVRRRRRWRRWLIALVVLLAVLVGVDRIGLAVAENELAGRIQTSQHLSQKPSVSIAGFPFLTQVAQRHFDHATVDIHDLDANGLTISDLHTDLYGVHVNGAFNGAEVDSLKANAVIGYSAIGQALSKYMTLDGVQLGTATITPASGDELTFAFSPPAGITSLIGGNDLIKLTVHVSLESPNILELRSGQFPGLLADLGFQPLDVKFDLSTLPFGVKLTSLTYTSTAVQVQAEGKNVNLSQAGLSTSSGG from the coding sequence GTGACTGAGCCTACGGTGCCCATGGGTTATCCGGGCGGGGAGCGGCCCGGCCCGAACGAGCGAACCGCCGTGCTGCCGGTACGCCGGCGCAGACGCTGGCGACGCTGGCTGATCGCGCTCGTCGTGCTGCTCGCGGTGCTGGTCGGGGTGGACCGGATCGGGCTGGCCGTGGCGGAGAACGAGCTCGCCGGCCGGATCCAGACGTCTCAGCATCTGAGCCAGAAGCCGAGCGTGAGCATCGCCGGCTTCCCCTTCCTGACCCAGGTGGCCCAGCGCCACTTCGACCACGCCACGGTGGACATCCACGACCTGGACGCGAACGGGCTGACCATCTCCGACCTGCACACCGACCTCTACGGCGTGCACGTGAACGGCGCCTTCAACGGGGCCGAGGTGGACTCGCTCAAGGCGAACGCCGTGATCGGCTACAGCGCCATCGGCCAGGCGCTGTCCAAGTACATGACCCTCGACGGCGTGCAACTCGGCACCGCGACCATCACCCCGGCCAGCGGCGACGAGCTCACCTTCGCCTTCTCGCCGCCCGCCGGGATCACCTCGCTGATCGGCGGAAACGACCTGATCAAGCTGACCGTGCACGTCTCGCTGGAGAGCCCGAACATCCTCGAGCTGCGCTCCGGCCAGTTCCCCGGGCTGCTCGCCGATCTCGGGTTCCAGCCGCTGGACGTCAAGTTCGACCTGTCCACGCTGCCGTTCGGGGTGAAGCTGACCTCGCTGACCTACACCTCGACCGCCGTGCAGGTGCAGGCCGAGGGCAAGAACGTCAACCTCAGCCAGGCCGGCCTGTCCACCAGCTCGGGTGGCTGA
- a CDS encoding Ms5788A family Cys-rich leader peptide, with the protein MRPQAELTKRRAVDLCRVATCLCPTA; encoded by the coding sequence ATGAGGCCTCAGGCAGAGCTCACCAAGCGGCGCGCAGTCGACCTGTGCCGCGTCGCCACCTGCCTGTGTCCCACGGCCTGA
- a CDS encoding sulfurtransferase — translation MSRNDVLVDADWVEAHLDDPKVAVVEVDEDTSAYEKNHIRNAIRIDWKRDLQDAVRRDFVNKEQFEALLSERGIGNDTTVVLYGGNNNWFASYAYWYFKLYGHQDVKLLDGGRKKWELDSRDLVAEVPSRAATSYVAQEQDATIRAFRDEVVEAINAKNLVDVRSPDEFSGKLLAPAHLPQEQSQRPGHVPSAKNIPWSKAANDDGTFKSDDDLKALYEAEGVDLAKDTIAYCRIGERSAHTWFVLHELLGQANVKNYDGSWTEYGSLVGVPIELGA, via the coding sequence ATGAGCCGCAACGACGTCCTGGTCGACGCCGATTGGGTCGAGGCGCACCTCGACGACCCGAAGGTGGCCGTCGTGGAGGTGGACGAGGACACCAGCGCGTACGAGAAGAACCACATCCGCAACGCCATCCGGATCGACTGGAAGCGCGACCTGCAGGACGCGGTCCGCCGCGACTTCGTCAACAAGGAGCAGTTCGAGGCGCTCCTGTCCGAGCGCGGCATCGGCAACGACACCACCGTCGTGCTCTACGGCGGCAACAACAACTGGTTCGCGTCCTACGCCTACTGGTACTTCAAGCTCTACGGCCACCAGGACGTGAAGCTGCTCGACGGCGGCCGCAAGAAGTGGGAGCTCGACTCGCGCGACCTCGTCGCCGAGGTGCCGAGCCGCGCCGCCACCAGCTACGTCGCCCAGGAGCAGGACGCCACCATCCGCGCGTTCCGCGACGAGGTGGTCGAGGCGATCAACGCCAAGAACCTGGTCGACGTGCGCAGCCCCGACGAGTTCTCCGGCAAGCTGCTCGCCCCGGCGCACCTGCCGCAGGAGCAGTCGCAGCGTCCCGGCCACGTGCCGAGCGCCAAGAACATCCCGTGGTCCAAGGCCGCGAACGACGACGGCACCTTCAAGTCGGACGACGACCTCAAGGCGCTCTACGAGGCCGAGGGCGTGGACCTGGCCAAGGACACCATCGCCTACTGCCGCATCGGTGAGCGCTCCGCGCACACCTGGTTCGTGCTGCACGAGCTGCTCGGCCAGGCGAACGTGAAGAACTACGACGGCTCGTGGACCGAGTACGGCTCCCTGGTCGGCGTCCCGATCGAGCTCGGCGCCTGA
- a CDS encoding DUF1416 domain-containing protein: protein MCGATTGGLSREGIDVSKETVIEGTVSKDGVPVTGYVRLLNADGEFTAEVPTSATGAFRFFAAPGSWTLRALVPGGSADRAVVASQGQVHEVAIAV from the coding sequence ATGTGCGGAGCCACCACCGGCGGCCTGTCCCGAGAGGGTATCGACGTGTCCAAGGAAACCGTGATCGAGGGGACGGTGAGCAAGGACGGCGTGCCCGTGACCGGCTACGTCCGCCTGCTCAACGCCGACGGCGAGTTCACCGCCGAGGTGCCCACCTCCGCCACCGGCGCGTTCCGCTTCTTCGCGGCGCCCGGCAGCTGGACGCTGCGCGCGCTGGTGCCCGGCGGCAGCGCCGACCGCGCCGTGGTGGCCAGCCAGGGCCA